The following coding sequences lie in one Leucoraja erinacea ecotype New England chromosome 20, Leri_hhj_1, whole genome shotgun sequence genomic window:
- the LOC129706749 gene encoding hemoglobin subunit alpha-like isoform X2 translates to MVLSEANKLAIQNVAAHIKSETAILGADALARLFELHPQTKTYFPSFKSYHAADPKVIAHGTKVFDALVKATEHLDDLPHHLDKLAKKHGHELLVDPHNFVLFSDIIVVTLALHLTSFTPATHTAIDKFLEEVGYQLSSKYR, encoded by the exons ATGGTCCTCTCAGAAGCCAACAAGCTAGCAATACAAAATGTGGCTGCACATATCAAGTCAGAGACTGCAATTTTGGGTGCAGATGCTTTAGCCAG GCTGTTTGAGCTCCATCCTCAAACCAAGACATACTTCCCGAGTTTCAAGAGCTACCATGCCGCTGATCCAAAGGTCATAGCTCATGGCACCAAGGTATTTGATGCCTTGGTGAAGGCAACTGAACACTTGGACGACCTGCCCCATCACCTGGACAAGCTGGCCAAGAAACATGGTCATGAACTCCTTGTGGATCCTCACAACTTTGTG CTGTTTTCAGACATCATTGTGGTCACCCTGGCCCTTCATCTGACTTCGTTCACCCCTGCAACTCATACTGCCATCGACAAATTCCTTGAGGAAGTTGGATATCAATTGAGCTCCAAGTACCGCTGA
- the LOC129706749 gene encoding hemoglobin subunit beta-like isoform X1, whose amino-acid sequence MVNITQKEALIIKDIWKRLSKEAITAQALERVFTVYPWTTRLFGSFNHHFKATDAGVQGHARKVAGALETAVAHLDGLDKAFHDLSKKHQTIGVDTQNFKLLGQTFLVELAILFKDGFTPEVHEAAYKFFLAVAGALSSQYH is encoded by the exons ATGGTGAACATAACACAGAAAGAAGCCCTGATCATTAAGGACATCTGGAAGCGTTTAAGCAAGGAAGCGATAACTGCCCAAGCCCTAGAAAG GGTGTTCACAGTCTATCCCTGGACGACCAGGCTGTTTGGCAGCTTCAATCATCATTTCAAAGCCACCGACGCTGGCGTTCAAGGTCATGCACGCAAAGTTGCAGGGGCTCTGGAAACGGCAGTCGCTCACCTCGATGGACTGGATAAAGCCTTCCATGATCTCAGCAAGAAACATCAAACCATCGGAGTAGACACTCAAAACTTCAAG CTTCTGGGCCAGACCTTCCTCGTTGAGCTCGCCATTCTCTTCAAAGACGGCTTCACTCCCGAGGTTCATGAAGCTGCATATAAGTTTTTCTTGGCAGTCGCAGGAGCTCTTTCCTCCCAATACCATTAG